TCGCGGCGCTGGCGGGCGGAGCCCTGGCGCTGGCCGGCGCCGTGTTCCAGGCGCTGCTGCGCAACCCGCTCGCCGATCCCTACGTGCTGGGGGTGTCCGGCGGCGCGGCCGTGGGCGCGGTGCTGGCGCTGGCGCTGGGACTGCCGCAGACCTCTTCCGTCGCCCTCCCCGTGGCCGCGCTGGCCGGCGCGCTCGGCGCGACCGCTCTGGTTTTTCGCATCGCCTCCGCCCCGGGCCGGGCGCTGGACACCCGCGTGCTGCTGCTGGCCGGAGTCATCGCCGGAGCCTTCTTCAACGCGGTCATCCTGCTGCTGCTCACGTTCGCCAGCGCGGAGACGTTTCGGTCCGCGATCTTCTGGATGATGGGCAGCCTTTCCGGCACCGGGTGGCGCGCACCGTTGGCCCTGGCGGCCGCCGTGTTGCCCGCGTCCGCCGCCCTGGTGGCGCTCGCCCGTCCGCTGAACCTGCTCGCGATCGGCGAGGACACGGCGCTGTATCTGGGCACCCGCGTGGAGCGCGTGAAGATCGCGGCCTATTTCCTCGCCTCGCTGCTGGTCGCCGGGGCGGTGGCCGCCGCCGGAGTCATCGGCTTCATCGGCCTGGTCGTCCCCCACGCGTTGCGGCTGG
The Gemmatimonadota bacterium genome window above contains:
- a CDS encoding iron ABC transporter permease, which encodes MARLFLLAVLLAALAVLAVGVGSAGLPLADVVAALRGAADEPTRVIVWELRLPRIALAALAGGALALAGAVFQALLRNPLADPYVLGVSGGAAVGAVLALALGLPQTSSVALPVAALAGALGATALVFRIASAPGRALDTRVLLLAGVIAGAFFNAVILLLLTFASAETFRSAIFWMMGSLSGTGWRAPLALAAAVLPASAALVALARPLNLLAIGEDTALYLGTRVERVKIAAYFLASLLVAGAVAAAGVIGFIGLVVPHALRLVWGGDHRLLLPASLLGGGAFLIAADTLARSATEAMELPVGVVTALIGVPVFALLLRRSLA